In one Penaeus monodon isolate SGIC_2016 chromosome 20, NSTDA_Pmon_1, whole genome shotgun sequence genomic region, the following are encoded:
- the LOC119586004 gene encoding uncharacterized protein LOC119586004, with translation MMKGTKTVSKDAEWTEGSEKRDDKTMERVRTKRNFIYFPDQITTQQPRAERSFPEYVDEGLLSENDDYGEGSYDDYSFDGYAYGDQQNGGRPGGFVPGGGPPPFGGPPPFGGPPPFGGPPPFGGPPPNGPPPFGGPRGRHPAMRAIRDIVPPMLRRLVLQVYFRLATGAEAEDLTELSFLPMSTREYIKKIYDYVTTGAPPRVCEPWRIASANGSVMESLVFYMMQNPFNNPMTVTQEKVDQLLNFLKTNVSNEVRNVVKGDPVMEGLLNLSISYIDILKENSDDIINLIKEGVRMMMLSPEELCMLVTTKPGPEPDEDMRCMRMAQKDVLKIAESEEDKEDPFFQNPLKQALSMALKKHMKKVFWKQEEGSVFRGRRSRITGTMAWDKVAVCSCSSCGQGGGFGGGSGGGWRRFGKARDILAGTRTELWAASEERTEEGRSISGVVIIYPSVTSGLRPSTVCKDQQWGSSEAWVVCRENATNNEELIEADAFDMPETDKMPEVMLSKITCEGNESSLAYCKCSGSRCSERWGKKKCEIPAAVTCLFKNKPQLVNKTKLLCNIFALHLCH, from the exons ATGATGAAGGGAACGAAAACGGTTTCCAAAGATGCCGAGTGGACCGAAGGCAGCGAGAAACGGGATGACAAAACCATGGAGCGCGTTCGAACCAAGAGAAACTTCATCTACTTCCCCGACCAAATAACGACGCAGCAGCCGCGAGCAGAACGGTCTTTCCCCGAATACGTCGACGAGGGTTTACTCTCCGAAAACGACGATTATGGGGAAGGTTCTTATGATGATTATTCCTTTGACGGCTACGCTTACGGGGATCAGCAGAATGGAGGTCGGCCTGGAGGGTTCGTTCCAGGTGGCGGCCCTCCCCCATTCGGTGGCCCTCCTCCATTCGGTGGCCCTCCTCCATTCGGTGGCCCTCCTCCATTCGGTGGACCTCCTCCCAATGGTCCTCCCCCATTTGGCGGGCCACGTGG GAGACACCCGGCCATGCGAGCCATCCGCGACATAGTGCCGCCCATGCTTCGCCGTCTGGTCCTGCAGGTGTACTTCAGGCTGGCCACAGGAGCTGAAGCCGAGGACCTGACAGAGCTCTCGTTCCTGCCCATGTCGACCCGTGAGTACATCAAGAAGATTTACGACTACGTGACCACCGGCGCGCCCCCCCGAGTCTGCGAGCCGTGGAGAATCGCCTCTGCGAACGGATCGGTGATGGAATCGCTCGT GTTCTACATGATGCAGAACCCATTCAACAACCCCATGACCGTGACGCAAGAGAAAGTTGACCAGCTACTGAACTTCTTGAAGACCAACGTGTCAAACGAAGTCAGGAATGTCGTCAAGGGAGACCCAGTTATGGAGGGTCTTCTCAATCTGTCCATCAGCTACATCGACATCTTGAAAGAGAATTCAGACGATATCATTAATCTCATCAAAGAG gGCGTCCGAATGATGATGCTCTCACCCGAGGAACTGTGTATGTTGGTGACCACGAAGCCAGGACCGGAACCCGACGAGGACATGCGCTGTATGAG AATGGCCCAGAAAGACGTACTGAAGATCGCTGAATcggaagaagataaggaagatcCCTTCTTCCAGAATCCACTGAAGCAAGCATTGTCCATGGCTttgaaaaaacacatgaaaaaggtGTTCTGGAAACAAG AGGAAGGTTCAGTGTTCCGAGGAAGAAGGTCCAGGATCACCGGCACGATGGCCTGGGATAAAGTGGCCGTCTGCAGCTGCTCGTCCTGCGGGCAAGGCGGAGGCTTCGGAGGCGGGAGCGGCGGAGGTTGGCGGAGGTTCGGGA AAGCAAGAGATATCCTAGCAGGGACAAGAACTGAGCTGTGGGCCGCGTCGGAGGAGCGCACGGAGGAGGGCAGAAGCATCAGCGGGGTAGTGATCATATACCCGTCGGTGACCAGCGGACTCCGGCCTAGCACCGTGTGCAAAGACCAGCAGTGGGGCAGCTCCGAGGCCTGGGTCGTGTGTCGGGAGAACGCGACCAATAACGA GGAACTGATCGAAGCTGATGCATTCGACATGCCCGAGACTGACAAGATGCCGGAGGTCATGCTCAGTAAGATTACGTGCGAAGGGAATGAGTCAAGTCTCGCCTACTGCAAATGCTCGGGTTCTCGGTGCTctgagagatgggggaagaagaaATGCGAAATTCCAGCTGCAGTGACTTGCCTCTTTAAGAACAAGCCG CAACTCGTCAACAAGACTAAACTTTTGTGCAACATCTTTGCATTACACTTGTGTCACTAA
- the LOC119586005 gene encoding signal recognition particle 14 kDa protein-like — MAKPHLNNDVFMSELTLMFHNSRKEGQVSVTVKRDDGRTRPYPKPRKLKNGKMSKVEPLPEPEEYSCLLRAKTRDKKISTVVITPPVSVECHTYVYIVVCVYTIHAHSKPHFRINSLSFLSF, encoded by the exons ATGGCGAAACCTCATCTCAACAACGATGTC TTCATGTCAGAGTTGACTCTGATGTTCCACAATTCTCGCAAGGAAGGACAAGTCTCAGTTACGGTCAAAAG AGACGATGGCAGAACGAGGCCGTACCCCAAGCCAAGAAAACTCAAGAACGGAAAGATGTCGAAGGTGGAGCCTCTGCCTGAGCCTGAGGAATACAGCTGTTTATTGCGTGCCAAAACGAGAGACAAGAAGATAAGCACGGTGGTAATTACTCCTCCTGTATCTGTTGAGtgtcatacatatgtgtatatagttgtgtgtgtatatactattcaTGCACACTCAAAG CCTCATTTCCGCATCAACAGCTTGTCCTTTTTGAGCTTCTAA